One genomic segment of Hydra vulgaris chromosome 14, alternate assembly HydraT2T_AEP includes these proteins:
- the LOC100207802 gene encoding uncharacterized protein LOC100207802 isoform X2: MINSEERNFEKQPQNSDINTLTDVVRKVNITHEDLPKNRRRVVNNHLYTHKNDIKNSSKVRNELVNANETFGEQKSGWSNETHIEQKNVWSNDLKYQNPASLQKHQQRSDHYQHTNDFSNKRNTETFKPSHKPPEMRILISPPGCQRYSREITSRDLLIVNDLFCNSQDLSIYEKLISETEKCGVESMDLWQLWHGDSHMIADDKKKWKEYCPTFLMVLDKIRDFFQMDIKATRLNWYRDSNEWKPFHHDAAAIKADKARSQNLTVAVSFGAERDAAFEHAQTKTIISLPQPNGTIYTFGKDVNIIWRHGILQVPPDKYHNKGRISIIAWGWIDNMVNV, encoded by the exons ATGATTAACTCAGAAGAAAGAAATTTTGAGAAGCAACCCCAAAATTCAGATATAAATACATTGACTGATGTAGTCAGGAAAGTAAATATAACACATGAAGACCTTCCAAAAAACCGAAGACGTGTAGTTAATAACCACctatatacacacaaaaatgatataaaaaattcatcTAAAGTTCGTAATGAACTTGTAAATGCTAACGAAACATTTGGTGAGCAAAAAAGTGGCTGGTCCAATGAGACACATATTGAGCAAAAAAATGTATGGTCTAATGatctaaaatatcaaaatccaGCTTCActacaaaaacatcaacaaagAAGCGACCATTACCAGCATACAAACGATTTTTCAAATAAGAGGAATACCGAAACATTTAAACCTTCTCATAAACCTCCCGAAATGCGTATATTAATTTCTCCTCCTGGTTGCCAAAGATATTCTCGTGAAATAACTTCTAGAGATCTTCTTATTGTTAATGATCTTTTTTGCAATTCTCAAGATTTAAGCATTTATGAGAAGCTTATATCTGAAACTGAAAAATGTGGAGTGGAGTCAATGGATTTATGGCAGTTGTGGCATGGCGATAGCCATATGATTGcggatgacaaaaaaaaatggaaagagtACTGTCCTACATTTCTTATGGTTCTTGataaaataagagatttttttcaaatggatATTAAAG CAACCCGTTTGAATTGGTATCGCGATTCCAATGAATGGAAACCTTTTCATCATGACGCAGCAGCAATTAAAGCAGATAAGGCACGATCTCAGAATTTAACCGTTGCTGTTTCTTTTGGTGCCGAAAGAGACGCAGCCTTTGAGCATGCTCAAACAAAGACGATCATTTCTTTGCCTCAACCCAATGGAACTATTTATACATTTGGAAAGGATGTGAATATTATATGGCGGCATGGAATTTTGCAA gttccTCCTGATAAGTATCACAACAAAGGACGAATATCGATAATTGCATGGGGATGGATTGATAACATGGTTAATGTGTAA